A part of Melittangium boletus DSM 14713 genomic DNA contains:
- a CDS encoding L-lactate dehydrogenase — MNKISIIGAGAVGATIAYAAMIRGVAQQYVLYDINRAKVDAEVLDLNHGLQFMPMATLHGSDDISACEGSDVVVITAGAKQQPGQTRMELAGANVAMCRSLVPSLMKVAPDALLLVVTNPVDVITYVVQQLSGLPSRRVFGSGTVLDSSRLRFLVARHLNVAVQNVHAFVAGEHGDSEIPLWSAATVGGLPLLGWSVPGRASLTEEDRARIFDDVRNAAYHIIRGKGATNYAIGMATARILEAVLNDEQRVLPVSSRMEGYLGIQDVCMSVPSIVNRGGVEAVLEQPVNEAEREGLRRSADTIRQTIRTLGF, encoded by the coding sequence GTGAACAAGATCTCCATTATTGGAGCGGGCGCGGTGGGGGCCACCATCGCCTATGCCGCCATGATCCGAGGCGTGGCCCAACAGTACGTCCTCTATGACATCAACCGGGCCAAGGTGGACGCGGAGGTGCTGGACTTGAACCATGGGCTCCAGTTCATGCCCATGGCCACGCTGCACGGCTCGGACGACATCAGCGCATGCGAGGGCTCGGACGTGGTGGTCATCACCGCGGGGGCCAAGCAGCAGCCGGGACAGACACGGATGGAGCTCGCCGGAGCGAACGTGGCGATGTGTCGCTCGCTCGTGCCGTCCCTGATGAAGGTGGCGCCCGATGCGCTGCTGCTCGTGGTCACCAACCCGGTGGATGTGATCACCTACGTGGTGCAGCAACTCAGCGGACTGCCGTCGCGGCGGGTGTTCGGCAGCGGGACGGTGTTGGACTCCTCGCGCCTGCGCTTCCTGGTGGCGCGCCATCTGAACGTGGCGGTGCAGAACGTGCACGCCTTCGTCGCGGGCGAGCATGGAGACTCGGAAATCCCCCTGTGGAGCGCGGCGACCGTGGGAGGCCTGCCCCTGCTGGGGTGGTCGGTGCCCGGACGCGCGTCGCTGACGGAGGAGGACCGCGCCCGCATCTTCGACGACGTGCGCAACGCCGCCTACCACATCATCCGAGGCAAGGGGGCCACCAACTATGCCATCGGCATGGCCACGGCGCGGATCCTCGAAGCGGTACTGAATGACGAGCAGCGGGTGCTGCCCGTGAGTTCGCGGATGGAGGGATACCTCGGCATCCAGGACGTGTGCATGAGCGTTCCGAGCATCGTCAACCGCGGAGGCGTGGAGGCGGTGCTGGAGCAGCCCGTGAACGAAGCGGAGCGAGAGGGCCTGCGGCGGAGCGCGGACACCATCCGTCAGACCATCCGCACGCTGGGCTTCTGA
- a CDS encoding WD40 repeat domain-containing serine/threonine protein kinase yields MNQIQRPETSAMEAEQASPDIDRTRTMQPGRVPAPHEPAPPRPDVMLPRVDPVHYAMSGELARGGIGRILRARDLRLDRPVAVKELLSPAWESEPRFVAEAFVTARLQHPAIVPVYEAGRWPDGKPFYSMKLVSGRSLADVIAERESLDQRLELLPHVLTVSEAIAYAHSERIIHRDLKPANVLVGDFGETVVIDWGLAKDLSRAEEVESMDAARSPGSSPDEGLTRVGTVMGTPAYMPPEQAEGQPVDERADVYALGAILYHLLAGIRPYEGQSSEQVLRCVVDGPPPPLAERQEGIPVELLAIVTKAMARQPSERYPSARALSEDLRRFQTGQIVGAHQYSRVQLLRRFVRRYRAAVTVTGVAVVLLLTLGVVSFLNVVEQRNTAKRAQEEAMDRADALMLMQARAAVEQVPNEALSWLLKLSPRFEDWAAVRTIAADARAQGFATVLRGHSQHVNSAAFSADGRWLVSASDDHTLRVWDLQSGDVKVLAGHTDEAWNGVFLPEGRGLVSGSKDGTLRRWDLTTGQGTVLATLSGPVSGLGLGCRGGCVVAVNRKDDVLYRWDVATGAVHSFHTGATGVGRLVLSPDGTQVLLQGNPHAPSAFGDVERGTFQVLDPAAPPRAGAFAPDGRLFTVNPQGQLQLWTPGSTRGRLLATGLGVASALAFVPGTSWVAVGTRDGTLSLWNIDTGESRELPLGHEARVTGLDVTRDGRYLVSGSADRTARLWDLSSNHPPRVLRGSRGRIHAVLFSPDGQRLALPSSDGQVRLFSVKTEVHELLAENPSGQRALVPSADGRRLASLSARGVLRLLDTASGASLLEEPGVSPNALAFSPEGRWLAFGGASGQVHLREASTGGAARSLAGHGANITALRFSAEGRALATADEAGDVWLWNPISGTGHRLGAHGTRVRELAFSPEGGRLASSGDEGTVRVWDVAAGTSRPLRGHEDAVLGLAFFPDGKRLVSGGMDHTLRFWDLETGQGERRDASGGGILELHVSPDGAWVAVRNEQDGRVMLWDGKTGEPRGILSGHLGDVTAIAFSPDSTRLASASLDKTVRLWDLSNQRSRALRGHTGDVEAVAFFPDGNTLVSTGQDGRIRLWPDDLPREPEALRAWMKRITGDEPPPGND; encoded by the coding sequence ATGAATCAGATTCAACGCCCCGAGACGAGCGCCATGGAGGCCGAGCAGGCCTCACCCGACATCGACAGGACGCGGACCATGCAGCCTGGGCGCGTGCCCGCCCCCCATGAGCCCGCGCCTCCCCGCCCGGACGTGATGCTGCCCAGGGTGGACCCCGTCCACTACGCGATGTCCGGAGAGCTGGCGCGCGGAGGCATCGGCCGCATCCTGCGCGCCCGCGATCTGCGGCTGGATCGGCCCGTGGCCGTCAAGGAGCTGCTCTCGCCCGCCTGGGAGTCCGAGCCGCGCTTCGTCGCCGAGGCCTTCGTCACCGCCCGCCTGCAACACCCCGCCATCGTGCCCGTGTACGAGGCGGGACGCTGGCCAGATGGCAAGCCCTTCTATTCCATGAAGCTCGTGTCGGGCCGCTCGCTGGCGGACGTCATCGCCGAGCGGGAGAGCCTGGATCAGCGCCTCGAGCTGCTGCCTCACGTGCTGACGGTGAGCGAGGCCATCGCCTACGCGCACTCCGAGCGCATCATCCACCGCGACCTCAAGCCCGCCAACGTGCTGGTGGGAGACTTCGGCGAGACGGTCGTCATCGACTGGGGTCTCGCCAAGGATCTCTCGCGCGCCGAGGAGGTGGAGTCCATGGACGCGGCGCGCTCGCCTGGGAGCTCCCCGGACGAGGGCCTCACGCGGGTGGGCACCGTCATGGGCACGCCCGCGTACATGCCGCCCGAACAGGCCGAGGGCCAGCCCGTGGACGAGCGCGCCGACGTCTACGCGCTGGGTGCCATTCTCTACCACCTGCTCGCTGGCATTCGCCCCTACGAGGGACAATCCTCGGAGCAGGTGCTGCGGTGTGTGGTGGACGGCCCGCCGCCCCCTCTCGCCGAGCGCCAGGAAGGCATTCCGGTGGAGTTGCTGGCCATCGTCACCAAGGCCATGGCGCGCCAACCGTCCGAGCGCTACCCCTCGGCGCGCGCCCTGTCGGAGGATCTGCGCCGCTTCCAGACGGGACAGATCGTCGGGGCCCACCAATACTCGCGGGTGCAGTTGCTGCGCCGCTTCGTGCGGCGCTACCGGGCCGCGGTGACGGTCACCGGGGTGGCCGTGGTGCTGTTGCTCACCCTGGGCGTGGTGAGCTTCCTCAACGTGGTGGAGCAGCGCAACACCGCCAAGCGGGCTCAGGAGGAGGCGATGGATCGCGCCGACGCGTTGATGCTGATGCAGGCGCGCGCCGCCGTGGAGCAGGTGCCGAACGAGGCCTTGTCCTGGCTCCTGAAACTCTCGCCCCGCTTCGAGGACTGGGCGGCGGTGCGCACCATCGCCGCGGATGCCCGGGCCCAGGGCTTCGCCACCGTGCTCCGGGGCCACTCGCAGCACGTCAACTCCGCCGCCTTCTCCGCCGATGGAAGATGGCTCGTCTCCGCGAGCGATGATCACACGTTGCGCGTCTGGGATCTCCAGAGCGGAGACGTGAAGGTCCTCGCGGGCCACACCGACGAGGCGTGGAACGGCGTGTTCCTTCCCGAGGGCCGGGGACTCGTCTCCGGGAGCAAGGACGGCACCCTGCGCCGGTGGGATTTGACGACGGGCCAGGGCACGGTTCTCGCGACGTTGTCCGGTCCGGTGTCGGGGCTGGGCCTGGGCTGCCGGGGCGGGTGTGTCGTCGCCGTCAACCGCAAGGACGACGTGCTCTACCGCTGGGACGTGGCCACGGGAGCCGTCCACTCCTTCCACACGGGGGCGACGGGCGTCGGCAGGCTGGTGCTCTCACCCGACGGGACGCAGGTCCTCCTCCAAGGCAACCCGCACGCCCCCTCGGCGTTCGGGGACGTGGAGCGAGGGACATTCCAGGTGCTCGATCCAGCGGCCCCTCCCAGAGCGGGGGCCTTCGCCCCGGACGGACGCCTGTTCACGGTGAATCCCCAGGGACAGCTTCAGCTTTGGACACCCGGGAGCACGCGGGGGCGGCTGCTCGCGACGGGATTGGGCGTCGCCTCGGCGCTCGCCTTCGTGCCGGGCACTTCCTGGGTGGCGGTGGGAACCCGGGATGGCACCCTCTCCCTCTGGAACATCGACACGGGTGAGTCTCGGGAGCTGCCCCTCGGCCACGAGGCACGCGTCACGGGCCTGGATGTCACCCGGGATGGCCGGTACCTCGTCTCCGGCAGCGCCGACCGCACCGCGCGGCTGTGGGATCTGTCCTCGAACCACCCGCCTCGGGTCCTGCGCGGCTCTCGAGGGCGCATCCACGCCGTCCTCTTCTCCCCCGACGGCCAGCGGTTGGCCCTGCCCAGCTCCGACGGCCAGGTGCGCCTGTTCTCCGTGAAGACAGAGGTCCATGAACTGCTCGCGGAGAACCCCTCCGGGCAGCGGGCCCTGGTGCCCTCCGCGGATGGCCGGCGGCTGGCATCCTTGTCCGCGCGAGGCGTCCTCCGGCTCCTCGATACAGCGTCGGGCGCCTCGCTCCTGGAGGAGCCCGGTGTCTCTCCGAACGCCCTCGCCTTCTCACCCGAGGGCCGGTGGTTGGCCTTTGGCGGAGCTTCTGGACAAGTCCACCTGCGTGAAGCCTCCACGGGGGGGGCGGCGCGGAGCCTGGCGGGACATGGGGCGAACATCACCGCGCTCCGTTTCTCCGCGGAAGGCCGGGCGCTCGCCACCGCGGACGAGGCGGGGGATGTGTGGTTGTGGAATCCCATCTCGGGGACGGGACACCGGCTCGGCGCGCATGGCACGCGGGTGCGCGAGCTCGCCTTCTCTCCGGAGGGAGGGCGCCTCGCCTCGTCGGGAGATGAGGGAACGGTGCGCGTCTGGGACGTGGCGGCGGGAACTTCCCGGCCGCTGCGAGGCCATGAGGACGCCGTGCTCGGGCTGGCGTTCTTCCCGGATGGGAAACGGCTGGTCAGCGGCGGCATGGATCACACCTTGCGCTTCTGGGACCTGGAGACGGGCCAGGGCGAGCGCCGGGACGCGAGTGGCGGCGGCATCCTCGAGCTGCACGTGTCTCCGGACGGGGCGTGGGTGGCCGTGCGCAACGAGCAGGATGGTCGCGTGATGCTCTGGGATGGGAAGACGGGCGAGCCCCGAGGCATCCTGAGCGGCCACCTGGGAGACGTCACCGCCATCGCCTTCTCCCCCGACAGCACCCGTCTGGCTTCCGCGAGTCTCGACAAGACGGTGCGCTTGTGGGACCTGTCCAACCAGCGGAGCCGCGCGTTGCGAGGTCATACGGGAGACGTGGAGGCGGTGGCCTTCTTCCCGGATGGCAATACCCTGGTCTCCACCGGACAGGACGGGAGGATCCGGCTGTGGCCGGACGATCTTCCCCGGGAGCCGGAGGCCTTGCGCGCGTGGATGAAGCGCATCACGGGCGACGAGCCTCCGCCAGGCAACGATTGA